One uncultured Hyphomonas sp. genomic region harbors:
- a CDS encoding beta/gamma crystallin-related protein yields MMTRFLRLLAVFAAPIAMAGAASADTEAYSYDPATDDGPPTLILYSGANYSGEVREIYDPIHALPNLQFNDRARSIAVLSGQWEVCQHSDFTGRCVFLRYDVPDLAWYGLAGEISSVRPVYEYTDAEHGLMFVRDENGYIRYVDDEQYGYDTYNYGYGASTSIQVYHYGYSPEYRRYGYYDPRLGYDPYGFGWGGYSRPYYSSTHYRRDRPPLRGHYGARDASVTLYTDSYDRGASLGINRGIRDLSRYRFNDNVSSIQIRSGKWEVCEHANFQGRCQIVDASVDKLNGLRLNDNISSIRPVGSTGHDRWDRHDRDGRRGDRTGRGGSGRDGSGRADRRGDAPQAGRLPPALRGTPPATSAAVTPPSRPGSATPQPDRRPGDRRVERRRDPGLVGGPTSRRGGTPAPVRPRIDRPSASTPTSRSGTPRTLTPRTPEVRATPGRDTRPPGLRGSPRPDRTSTPVTRQPATPVRRPAPSTRTAPEIKAPVSRPRSVTPPPRAKAPVSRPVSRPVSRPVSRPAPSPPPRASAPRPAPRATPAPKRDTRPPAMRSSGRPTRTQD; encoded by the coding sequence ATGATGACAAGATTCCTCCGCCTCCTGGCTGTGTTCGCCGCCCCGATTGCGATGGCTGGCGCCGCTTCGGCCGATACAGAAGCCTATAGCTACGACCCTGCGACGGATGACGGACCGCCGACCCTGATCCTGTACAGCGGCGCCAATTATTCAGGTGAAGTCCGCGAGATCTACGACCCGATCCACGCGCTGCCGAACCTTCAGTTCAACGACCGGGCCCGCTCAATTGCCGTGCTGTCCGGCCAGTGGGAAGTCTGCCAGCACAGCGATTTTACCGGCCGCTGCGTGTTTCTGCGCTATGACGTGCCAGACCTCGCCTGGTATGGCCTGGCCGGTGAGATCTCATCGGTGCGTCCTGTATATGAATATACAGATGCCGAGCACGGCCTGATGTTCGTTCGCGATGAGAATGGCTACATCCGCTATGTCGACGACGAGCAGTATGGCTATGACACCTACAATTATGGCTATGGCGCCTCGACCTCGATCCAGGTCTATCATTACGGCTATTCGCCGGAGTATCGCCGCTATGGATATTACGACCCGCGGCTGGGTTATGACCCCTATGGTTTCGGGTGGGGCGGCTATTCTCGGCCGTATTATTCTTCCACTCATTACCGCCGGGACCGCCCGCCCCTGAGGGGTCATTATGGTGCGCGGGATGCGTCGGTCACCCTCTATACCGACTCCTATGATCGCGGCGCCTCGCTGGGCATCAATCGCGGCATCCGTGATCTCAGCCGTTACCGTTTCAATGACAATGTCTCCTCGATCCAGATCCGGTCCGGCAAATGGGAAGTGTGCGAGCATGCCAATTTCCAGGGCCGCTGCCAGATCGTCGATGCCTCGGTCGACAAGCTGAATGGCCTGCGCCTGAATGACAACATTTCCTCGATCCGCCCGGTTGGCAGCACCGGCCATGACCGGTGGGACCGGCATGACCGGGACGGCCGCCGCGGTGACCGAACGGGTCGTGGTGGCTCTGGCCGGGACGGATCAGGCCGTGCCGACCGCCGGGGCGATGCGCCCCAGGCCGGCCGTCTTCCGCCAGCACTGCGGGGTACGCCACCTGCAACGTCTGCTGCAGTTACGCCGCCGTCGCGCCCAGGCTCGGCAACCCCGCAGCCTGACCGCCGGCCGGGAGACCGCCGAGTGGAACGCCGCAGGGATCCGGGCCTGGTGGGTGGCCCCACCAGCCGCCGCGGCGGCACGCCGGCGCCTGTCCGGCCGCGGATTGACCGTCCTTCGGCGAGCACGCCAACCAGCCGTTCGGGCACGCCGCGGACGCTGACGCCCAGAACGCCGGAAGTGCGCGCCACGCCTGGCCGGGACACGCGGCCACCAGGCCTGCGCGGCAGCCCGCGCCCGGACAGAACGTCCACGCCCGTGACGCGCCAGCCAGCGACACCTGTCCGCAGGCCAGCCCCATCGACCCGGACCGCGCCTGAGATCAAAGCGCCTGTCAGCCGGCCACGGTCGGTGACCCCGCCGCCGCGGGCCAAGGCCCCTGTCTCTCGTCCCGTCTCACGTCCTGTGTCACGTCCGGTCTCGCGGCCTGCGCCATCACCGCCGCCGCGCGCCAGTGCGCCGCGTCCGGCGCCCCGGGCCACGCCCGCGCCGAAACGGGATACGCGCCCGCCTGCCATGCGCAGCTCAGGCCGCCCGACGCGGACGCAGGATTAG
- the rimM gene encoding ribosome maturation factor RimM (Essential for efficient processing of 16S rRNA), translating into MNKTADNRLIVVGVLKGAHGVRGDVRVRSFTADPDAVFDFGPLLDEAGKVILTPKSARPGKDHFIVRPKEQKQKEDWDALRGTLLHVPRASLPDADEDEFYIEDLVGLDVYTGGSERAGRIRAVQDFGAGDLLDIDLAGGGSVFVPFTLADVPVVDLAARRVVVATLDEWAAGEDEESPPPEA; encoded by the coding sequence ATGAACAAGACGGCAGACAACAGGCTGATCGTGGTGGGCGTCCTGAAGGGCGCCCATGGCGTGCGCGGCGATGTGCGGGTGAGGAGTTTCACTGCCGATCCGGATGCCGTGTTCGATTTCGGCCCGCTGCTGGACGAGGCTGGCAAGGTGATCCTGACGCCGAAATCGGCCCGTCCGGGGAAAGACCATTTCATCGTCCGCCCCAAAGAGCAGAAGCAGAAGGAAGACTGGGACGCGCTGCGCGGCACGCTGCTGCATGTGCCCCGTGCCAGCCTGCCGGACGCGGATGAGGACGAATTCTATATCGAGGACCTTGTGGGCCTCGACGTTTATACGGGCGGCAGTGAGCGGGCCGGGCGCATCCGAGCCGTCCAGGATTTCGGGGCAGGGGACCTGCTGGACATTGATTTGGCCGGGGGCGGCAGCGTGTTTGTGCCTTTCACCCTGGCCGATGTGCCTGTTGTGGATCTCGCCGCCCGCCGCGTCGTGGTCGCGACGCTGGACGAATGGGCCGCCGGCGAAGACGAGGAAAGCCCGCCGCCGGAGGCCTGA
- a CDS encoding beta/gamma crystallin-related protein → MKTTSLVSVLALAAGFATLALPASADYRGGHDTWRGGDFQGRQGGAVLYSDAGFRGEAVRIDGAVPSLSRIGFNDRASSIAINRGVWEVCVDANFRGRCEIIDASAGRLNAYRLNDNISSLRPAGYDRGWRDDRREDRRDHWRGGHRSGAGGGLVLFPDSDQRGPALEISQDVADLSHYRFNDRASSFYVSDGTWQVCEHANYRGRCEILTAGAGDLKPIRMNDNISSIRRYSHWR, encoded by the coding sequence ATGAAAACCACATCTCTCGTTTCTGTGCTCGCGCTCGCAGCGGGCTTTGCGACGCTCGCCCTGCCGGCCAGCGCCGATTATCGCGGCGGCCATGACACCTGGCGTGGCGGTGATTTTCAGGGACGCCAGGGCGGCGCTGTGCTCTACTCCGATGCAGGCTTTCGCGGGGAAGCTGTCCGCATCGACGGCGCCGTGCCCAGCCTTAGCCGGATCGGGTTCAATGACCGCGCCTCTTCCATCGCGATCAATCGCGGCGTGTGGGAAGTCTGCGTGGATGCAAATTTCCGTGGCCGGTGTGAAATCATCGATGCCAGTGCCGGCCGGCTGAACGCCTATCGCCTGAACGACAACATCTCTTCGCTCCGCCCGGCCGGATATGATCGCGGCTGGCGGGATGACCGCCGGGAAGACCGGAGGGATCATTGGCGCGGCGGCCACCGCTCGGGCGCCGGGGGAGGGCTCGTCCTGTTCCCGGATTCCGACCAGCGCGGCCCGGCCCTCGAGATCAGCCAGGATGTGGCGGACCTCAGCCATTACCGGTTCAATGACAGGGCCAGTTCTTTCTATGTCAGCGACGGCACCTGGCAGGTGTGCGAACACGCAAACTATCGCGGGCGCTGTGAAATCCTGACCGCTGGGGCAGGTGACCTGAAGCCGATCCGGATGAACGACAATATCTCCTCGATCCGCCGCTACAGCCATTGGCGCTGA
- a CDS encoding chorismate mutase, whose product MTDIDTTLAKFQLNQFRDSIDNLDAILVHTLAERFKLTQQVGKLKAQHNLPPADKTREAEQIERLRHLAQESGLDPAFAEKFLNFIVAEVIRHHEHIRGLEAD is encoded by the coding sequence ATGACCGACATCGACACGACGCTGGCCAAGTTCCAGCTGAACCAGTTCCGCGACAGTATCGACAATCTCGATGCGATCCTCGTCCACACGCTGGCAGAACGCTTCAAGCTGACCCAGCAGGTCGGCAAGCTGAAAGCCCAGCACAATCTTCCGCCCGCAGACAAAACCCGCGAGGCAGAACAGATCGAACGGCTGCGCCATCTGGCGCAGGAGTCCGGGCTCGACCCGGCCTTTGCCGAGAAATTCCTCAATTTCATCGTGGCGGAAGTCATACGCCATCATGAGCATATCCGTGGCCTTGAGGCCGACTGA
- the ffh gene encoding signal recognition particle protein: protein MFDALSERLGGIFDNLTGRGALSEKDVSEALREIRVALLEADVALPVVKDFIAKVKTRAVGEEVIRSVKPGQQVIKIVYDGLVDMLGGEDADTSLRVDSPPAVVMMAGLQGSGKTTTTGKLAKRLSEKGRKKVLLASLDVRRPAAMEQLAILADQCGDNVSALPIVQGQLPADIARRAMNAAKIGGYDVLFLDTAGRTSIDEQMMTEAAEIAEIAQPQETLLVADALTGQDAVETAKRFHERLPLTGLVLTRMDGDGRGGAALSMRAVTGLPIKFLGVGEKLDGLDAFDAKRVAGRILGQGDIVSLVEKAAEQMDAEKAERMAEKMRKGIFDLNDLADQLRQMQQMGGLGGLMGMLPGARKAKQAMEAANLDDNVLKRQEAIISSMTKAERAKPALLNASRRKRIAAGSGTTVQDVNKLLKMHQQMAGMMKKMRTKGGMKNMLGMAQQAGISQADLAKMGGQQLPGLGGGSLPPGMGDLLGGKKK from the coding sequence ATGTTTGACGCCCTCAGCGAACGGCTCGGCGGCATTTTCGACAATCTGACGGGGCGCGGCGCGCTTTCCGAGAAGGATGTGTCCGAAGCGCTGCGCGAAATCCGTGTTGCGCTGCTGGAAGCAGACGTCGCTCTGCCCGTGGTCAAGGACTTCATCGCCAAGGTGAAGACCCGCGCCGTGGGCGAGGAAGTCATCCGCTCCGTGAAGCCCGGCCAGCAGGTCATCAAGATCGTCTATGACGGCCTGGTCGATATGCTGGGCGGAGAAGACGCTGACACCAGCCTGCGCGTCGACAGCCCGCCGGCCGTCGTCATGATGGCAGGTCTTCAGGGCTCCGGTAAAACGACCACGACGGGCAAGCTGGCCAAGCGCCTGTCGGAGAAGGGCCGCAAGAAAGTTCTCCTCGCCTCGCTCGACGTGCGCCGCCCGGCGGCCATGGAACAGCTGGCGATCCTGGCAGACCAGTGCGGCGACAATGTCAGCGCGCTGCCGATCGTGCAGGGCCAGCTGCCGGCGGACATCGCACGGCGCGCCATGAACGCCGCGAAGATCGGCGGCTATGACGTCCTCTTCCTCGACACCGCCGGCCGGACCAGCATCGACGAACAGATGATGACCGAAGCGGCCGAGATCGCAGAGATCGCCCAGCCGCAGGAAACACTGCTCGTCGCCGACGCGCTGACCGGTCAGGATGCGGTCGAAACCGCGAAACGGTTCCATGAGCGCCTGCCGCTGACCGGTCTAGTCCTGACCCGGATGGACGGTGACGGCCGCGGCGGTGCGGCTCTCTCCATGCGCGCGGTCACCGGCCTGCCGATCAAATTCCTCGGCGTTGGTGAAAAGCTGGACGGGCTCGATGCCTTCGATGCGAAACGCGTCGCGGGCCGCATCCTCGGGCAGGGGGACATTGTCTCGCTGGTCGAAAAGGCCGCCGAGCAGATGGACGCCGAAAAGGCCGAGCGGATGGCCGAGAAGATGCGCAAGGGCATCTTCGACCTCAACGATCTCGCCGACCAGCTGCGCCAGATGCAGCAGATGGGCGGTCTTGGCGGCCTGATGGGCATGCTGCCCGGCGCCCGCAAGGCCAAGCAGGCCATGGAAGCGGCGAACCTCGATGATAATGTCCTGAAACGTCAGGAGGCGATCATTTCCTCCATGACGAAGGCAGAGCGCGCCAAGCCTGCGCTGCTCAACGCCTCGCGCCGCAAGCGGATCGCTGCCGGGTCCGGCACCACGGTGCAGGATGTGAACAAGCTGCTGAAAATGCACCAGCAGATGGCCGGCATGATGAAGAAAATGCGCACCAAGGGCGGCATGAAAAACATGCTGGGCATGGCGCAGCAGGCCGGTATCTCGCAGGCCGATCTCGCCAAGATGGGCGGCCAGCAGCTGCCGGGCCTTGGTGGCGGATCGCTGCCGCCGGGCATGGGCGACCTGTTGGGGGGTAAAAAGAAATGA
- a CDS encoding GNAT family protein, giving the protein MKLEDPGLENELVSLKVLTEADRDVLAETSAVEAMWQWMPVIATGTNFHSYFDHTLELKKSGDYIPFTVWRKSDGAFAGVVAYADISRTHRRLRIASLWIVEEMRGTAIVPAVQLATIERAVASRMRRIEILTPESNERSIRSIERFGAKREGTLRSYFRMANGTWADMAVLSLVGDEALASIALLKERVRALQQA; this is encoded by the coding sequence ATGAAACTGGAAGATCCGGGTCTTGAGAACGAACTCGTCAGCCTGAAAGTGCTGACGGAAGCCGACCGGGACGTTCTGGCAGAAACCAGCGCGGTTGAGGCCATGTGGCAGTGGATGCCGGTGATCGCGACGGGCACGAATTTCCATTCCTATTTCGACCATACACTCGAGCTGAAAAAGTCCGGCGACTACATTCCCTTCACGGTCTGGCGGAAATCTGACGGCGCCTTCGCCGGTGTGGTCGCCTATGCGGATATTTCCCGCACTCACCGGCGGCTGCGGATTGCTTCGCTGTGGATCGTCGAGGAGATGCGCGGCACGGCGATTGTCCCGGCCGTCCAGCTTGCCACGATCGAGCGGGCGGTCGCCTCGCGGATGCGGCGGATCGAGATTCTGACGCCCGAAAGCAATGAGCGCTCCATCCGGTCGATCGAGCGGTTCGGAGCAAAGCGTGAAGGCACGCTGCGCAGCTATTTCCGCATGGCCAATGGAACCTGGGCCGATATGGCCGTCCTGTCGCTGGTCGGGGACGAGGCGCTGGCGTCGATCGCTCTGCTGAAGGAGCGTGTGCGGGCCCTGCAACAGGCTTAA